The DNA region GGCCGTCGGGGCGCTCCGTTTGGTGGGGGCATCGGCGCACCGGCTCTGGCTCGCCGCGCCCTCTATTGAAGCGCGGGACACGCTTGGGAAGGTTCCTGGGGCGCGTGCAGCGTTGGTCACCGCCATTCAAGCGGTGCAACGACATGAGGTCCCTCTCTACCGAGTGATCGTCGACCCCTCATATCGAGGAAAGCGGGTCCTGATCTAGTAGCTGGCCTCCCACCTGACCCCCACGAACTCACCACCGCAAACAAGAAGGACCAGACCATGAGTATCAAGGCACTACACATCCCGCACGATGAGCGACCGGTCGCGGAGGTCGTCGTCAACGAGCGAAATGCGATGAGCTACTACCCCTATGTCCAAGGTGGCCCCGTCGAGGGTGGTTACCTCTCGATCGAGGGCCTGGACCTGGTCTGCTACGTCAATTCGCGGTATGCGACGCTCGACGAGGAGATGGTCAACTGGCGCGCGACGCAGCTGTTCCAGATGGCCGGGGTCGGGATGTTCGGCGGTTCGATCCGTGGCGACGCCCTGCTCGTCCTCGGCGCGGGAGGGGGCGACTACGAGCGGTCCATGCCAGCCGAGTTGATCGCGATCTTCTTGAGTTCCGATGCAGCTGTCTAGGCCCGATGGGATTGCAGCGTTGCCAGCCGTGCGCAACACGACTTGCGATGCGTCGCTCTCGACGCGAGATTGATTGGGACGCGGGGCACGTGTGACCGAGGGCGATTGGGCTGAGCCCACAGACAGGCGGATGAGACTCCGCTACGCAGGGGTCTGCCGAGTCTGCGGCACGGACCTCCCGGCGAAGGTGGAAGCCGTCTACGAGCGGTCGACCAAGACCGTCCGGTGCACCGAGTGTTCGCCGACTGCCCCGGCTGGTTCGGGACTTTCGCCAGCAGCGCGGATCTCCTCTGAAGCACCTGAGCTCACTGATTGCGGTGTGGATGTCGGTGCTGCAGGTTCGTCAGCCCGGCGTGAGTACGAGCGGCGCAAGGCCAAGGACGAGGAGCGACTGCGTCAGAAGTGGGGGAAGCTCGGCGGCATCGCCGTTGCGCTCTCCGACGAGAAGCAGAGCACGAAGGCGTGGGCAACGGGCGCAGTCGGCGAGGAGCGCCTCGGCGCGCGACTCGACTCACTGGTGTCGGAGTCAATCGCAGTGCTGCATGACCGCCGCATCCCCGGATCGAAGGCCAACATCGACCACATCGCAGTCACGACCGCCGGCATCTGGGTGATCGACGCGAAGCGGTACAAGGGTCGCCTGGAGTTGAAGATCGACGGCGGCATCCTTCGGCCGAAGGTCGAGAAGGTCCTGGTCGGTCGGCGCGACTGCACGAAGCTGGTCGACGGCGTCCTCAAGCAAGTCGACCTGGTGCGCGAGGTTGTCGGCGACATCCCTGTCATCGGCTCACTCTGCTTCGTTGAAGCTGACTGGCCGCTGATCGGTGGAGCCTTCGCAACCCGTGGCGTGCAGGTGCTTTGGCCCAAGCGGCTCGCCAAATTGCTCGTCGAGGCAGCGGGTGCGGTTAACGTGCCGTCCGTACGCGGGACCCTCGCAGCGCACTTCAAGCCTGCGTGACTTCGACAGGCTCGGCGGACACGAAGTCGATCCGGGCACCGATGGGCGGCATCGTGGGACTTCGTCGCAAGAGCCATGCGAGTAGTCGTTCGGGGCGGCTGACCGGGTAGCCTCGTCGGTAGGTGACATTCACGGCGCCCTCCTCAGAATCCGGGCGCGGGTTGCGCTGGCCCGGCCTGGGCAGCAGACCGGCGGGCGATGAAATCGGCCGCGCTCTCCAGGCCGCGCTCGGAGGGACGGTTCGCTGCCTCCCACTCGCGTGGGTGCATGCCCGTCTGGACTGCGGCGGCGACGAGGTTGGCGAGGGCGTAGGGCTTGTCCTGGGGCACCTGGTCGAGAGCGCACCACGCCAGGGCGCCGTGGCCGCTGAGCCAGCTCGCGAAGCCGAGCAGAGACGCGGGAGCGGCTCGGACTTCGTCGGGTGCCCGCTGGGTCATGTCGGTCCAGAGCGAGACGTGGGAAGCGGCGTTGCCTCGGTTCATGTCAAGCCAGAGCCGGTCCCGGGTCGGGATGGATTCGACGGCGACGAGCAGGCGGGCCGTGTCGGTGTCCGAGAGTCGCACGCCGTCACGGTGGAACCGTGCCATTCGGCCGAACGCCCAGCTCCCCTCCAGCTTGGCGGTGCTTTCGCGCGCCTCCTGGCGAGTCTCGGGTAGGAGGCGCGCGACCGGCTCGCGGTCGCCGACGAGGGACGACGCGAGTGAGTCCCGGTTGGCGGCCGGCTGGGCTCGGCCGGAGAGGACGGTCGCAGCCGCCACACGCTCCCGGGCGGCCTCGGTCTGGAGGCCCATGTCACCGCTGTCGAGGTCGGCCCATCGGGTCTCGTCGGCCCACAGCGTCACACGGGTGTCGATACCGATGGCGTCGAACCGTGCTGCGAACTCGTGACCGACGTCGGTGGCCGTCTCCCGGTCCGCGGTGAGGCAGGCGATGGCGAGGCTGGAGCCGGGCTGTGCGTGGCGGCTGTAGGCGTCGCGGAGGGAACTCCAAACGCCCTCGCGATCACCGGGAGTCGTCGGCAGGTCGACGCGAGCCGCGGGTAGCTCGGGACTCATCGGCAGGAAGACGAGTGACTCCTGTGGCTTGAAGCCGAGTAGGTGCGGGATGACGGCGATCAGTTCGTCGGGGGAGCGGACGGAGAGTGTCATACCCGCTAGGTGTGACACCTCGACCAGTGCTGGGCGGCCCGAGTCTGGGGCCGCACTGGGGCCGCAGAACAACGAAAAACGGCCCCTGACGCTGGAAGACGCCGAAAGACGTTTTCCCAGGTCAGGGGCCGTTTTCGGCCACTACTGGCAGAGGGCGAAAACCCTCAAATCAGATGTCGTAGTAGAGCTCGAACTCGTGCGGGTGCGGCCGCAGCTGCACCGGGGCGATCTCGTTCTCCCGCTTGTACGAGATCCAGGTCTCGATCAGGTCGGGGGTGAACACGTTGCCCGCGGTGAGGAACTCGTGGTCGTCCTCCAGGGCGTCGAGCACGGCGCCGAGGCTGGTCGGCACCTGGTCGATCTCGGCCATCTCGTCCGGCGGGAGCTCGTAGATGTCCTTGTCGATCGGCGCTGCCGGCTCGATCTTGTTCTGGACACCGTCGAGGCCGGCGAGCATCAGGGCGGAGAAGGCGAGGTAGGGGTTCGCCGACGGGTCGGGGAACCGGGTCTCGACCCGCTTGGCCTTGGGGTTGGTGCCGGTGATCGGGATGCGCACCGAGGCGGAGCGGTTGCGCGAGGAGTAGACCAGCGAGATCGGGGCCTCGTAGCCGGGGACCAGGCGGTGGTAGGAGTTCACCGTCGGGTTGGTGAACGCCAGCACGGCCGGGGCGTGCTTGAGGATGCCGCCGATGTACCAGCGGGCCATGTCGGAGAGGCCGCCGTAGCCGGTCTCGTCGTAGAAGAGCGGCGAGCCGTCCTTCCACAGCGACTGGTGCACGTGCATGCCCGAGCCGTTGTCACCGAAGATGGGCTTCGGCATGAAGGTGACCGACTTGCCCTGCTCCCACGCGGTGTTCTTGATGAGGTACTTGAACTTCATCACGTCGTCCGCGGCGCGCAGCAGCGTGTCGAACTTGTAGTTGATCTCGGCCTGGCCGGCGGTGCCGACCTCGTGGTGCGCGCGCTCGACCTGCAGGCCGCAGGCCTCGAGGTTCTTGACCATGTCGGCGCGCAGGTCGCTGTAGTGGTCGTAGGGCTCGACGGGGAAGTAACCACCCTTGAGCCGGGTCTTGTAACCCTTGTTCTCCTCGTCGGCCTTGCCCGAGTTCCACCAGCCCTCGACGGAGTCGATGTGGTAGAAGCCCTCGTTCACGTCGGTCGAGTAACGGACGTTGTCGAAGATGTAGAACTCGGCCTCGGGCGCGAAGAACGCGGTGTCCGCGATGCCGGTGCTCGCCAGGTACGCCAGCGCCTTCTTCGCGATGTTGCGCGGGTCGCGGGAGTAGGGCTCACCGGTGATCGGGTCGTGGATGAAGAAGTTGACGTTCAGCGTCTTCGACTTGCGGAACGGGTCGATGTACGCCGTGGTCGGGTCGGGGAAGAGCGACATGTCCGACTCGTTGATCGCCTGGAAACCACGGATCGAGGAGCCGTCGAAACCGAGGCCGTCCTCGAAGACCGACTGGTCGAAGGACGACACCGGGACGGTGAAGTGCTGCATGACGCCGGGCAGGTCGCAGAAACGGACGTCGACCATCTCGACACCCTCATCGGCGATGAACTTGAGCAGTTCTTCGCTGTTGTTGAACATTCGTTCCTCCTTGGCTGGCTACTCGGGTGCCAGCCACCAGTCAGACCAGGTGATCGTTCGCGGCGGGGAGTGACGCTCCACTGCGCCGTACCGCTGGCCCGAACCTACCGAACGAGCAGTTTCCCACCCATGACTGAATTGTTTCGCCAATGTAACAAGGTGACGAGATATCGGATCCAGCAGGCCTCGGCTGCTGTCGGCGGCCCTCCGGGACGGTACGGCGACAGCGCCGCCTAACCTGTTCGCGTGCCTGACACCGAACTGCCCACCGCCTCCTGGGGACGCCGGATCCTCGCCCTGGTCGTCGACTGGACGGTCTCGACCCTGGCGGTGGTGGCCTTCGTCGGTCTGGAGGAGTACGCCGAACCCGGCTCCGTCGCCTCGGCGTATACGCTGGTGGTCTACGTGCTGGAGTCGGCGTTGCTGACCTGGCTGGTGGGCGGGTCGTTCGGGAAGCTTGTCACCGGCCTGCGGGTGGTGCCCACCGACGGCCGGGTCCGTCCGCTGAACCCGCTGAAGCTGCTGCTCCGGCAGGTGATGGTGGCACTGGTCATCCCGCCGCTGGTGTTCCGGCCGAACGGCCGCGGACTGCACGACATGGTCGCCGACACCGTGACCGTGACCAACGAGACGTTCCGGAGCCTCGTCGCTGCCCGTTGACGGGTTGGGCTCGGCGGGTTTGTGTCGGAGGGCCTTGATGGACTCGGGGTATGTCCACCGCCGTGCTCGCGATGCCCAGCGCGGAGTCTCGCGTGCGTGCCGGTCTGGAGGCTGCGGGGGAGGCGTTGGACCGCGTGGTGGGCGCGGCGGTCGAGCAGGTTGACGAGCAGGCGCTGGCGGACGCGGTCGCTGCCGCGGCCCAACTGCGGTCGCGGTTGCAGGCGTTCGAGCTGCGATTGGCTGCCGAGGCCGAGGAGCGGAGGGTGGCTGCCGCCGCGGGCGAGACGGGTGCCGACGCGTGGCTGTCACGGTTGACCGGGGAACGTCGCGAGATGTTGCGCGGCGGGCTTCGGTTGGCGCGGTTGCTGCGCGAGCGCTATGCCGCGACCGCCGCGGCGTTGGGGGCCGGTGAGATCCGGGTCGAGCAGGCGCGCGTCATCGTGGACGGTCTCGAGGTCTCCGCTGACGAGGTACCCGAGGCGTTGTTGGCCCAGGCGGAGCAGGTGATGCTCGCCAAGGCGACCGGTGCGGCGACGAGGTCCGGGACGCCGATGCCCCCGACGGGGCTGCGCCGAGCGGTGCGGCGGGCCTACGACCGGCTCGATGCTGATGTCGCGAGGGTGCATCTGCGGCGCAGCGTGCGGCGCAACCATGCTCGTGGGGTGACCGACACCTGGATGAGCTTGCACGACAACGGCGACGGCACCTATGCGGGCCGGTTCTGTCTGCCCGAGCTGCACGGTCAGGTGCTGCGCACGGTGCTGGAGACGCTCTCGGCGCCGCGGCGGGTGGGCCACGATCGGGCGGGCAGGCCGGTCGCGGACGCCTCGGCAGGGACCGAGACCTCGGGGTTGGGCTGGTGCGACAAGCTCGGGCTGGCGTTCTGCGAGCTGATCGAGCACCTACCCACCGACAGGCTGCCGCGGTCGGTGTTCACGCTGATGGCGACCATCGACCTGCCCAGCCTGCGTGAGGAACTTGGCGCGGCCGGTGTCGGGACGAGCACGACGGGTGCGGACCTCCCTGCTGAGGAGGCGCGCCGGTTGGCCTGCGGGGCCGGGATCGTGCCCGCGGTCCTGGGCGGCGCGGGTGTGCCGCTGGATCTCGGCCGGACCCGGCGGTTGCACAGCGAGAAGCAGCGCCAGGCGTTGGGCCTGGTGCACGACTCGTGCGCGATCGCCTCGTGTGACCGGCCGTTCGCGTGGACCGAGGTCCACCACCCCCACGCCTGGTCCGCGGGCGGCGCGACCGACCTGGCCAACGCGCTGCCGTTGTGCTGGGCCCATCACCGCGCCGCCCATGACGAACGGTTCGACCTGGCCCGCCACTCCGAGACCGAGTGGGTCCTGCACCGTCGCCGACGGTGCTGAGGAAGACGCTGAGCGGTTCAGGTCGTGTCAGCGACCGCGCATGTTGTTGCGCATGCCCTTCATGCTGGTCGGCACCGGACCCTTCGGCAGCGGGATCTTCGGCCGCTGGGCGTCGAGCGCCCGCAGGCGGCTGAGCAGCTCGGTCATCTCCGCGGGCTTCACCTGGCGGCCCAGCTTCTGCACGTGACGCACCAGCTTGGGCAGCGGCACCTGACCCTCGCCGTCGCCCACGACGACCTCGTGCACCGGGTAGTCGGCGGCGACCCGCTCGTGCTTCTTCCGCTCGCCGGCCATCAACGGCTTCAGCCGGCTGGCGTTGCCCTCACCGACCAGCACGATCCCCGGAGGACCGACCACGCGGTGCACCATGTCCTGCTGCTTGTTGAAGGCGATGACCTCCTCGACCGTCCAGCCGCGGCGCAGCATGGTCAGCGCGCGTGCGCCGCCGCCGACCTGACCGTCCAGCCGGGCATAGGCCGCCTTCTGGGCACGGCGGCTGAACACGATCATGGTGCCGAGCAGGCCGATCAGCAGCGCGCCGATGATCGACATGATCAGCTTGAGGACGCCCGAGCCGGGCAGCAACCAGAAGATCCCGAACCCGATCGCGCCGAAGACGACGAACGCCCCCAGCATCCACCAGCCCAACGCAGGGTCGACCTGCTTGGACATCTTGAACGTCTCGATGATCTGTCGACGACGACTCATGGTCGACGGATCCATGGGGGTGTTCTGCTTCTCGGCCATTGCGGTGGGGCGGTGCTTCCTTGGTCAGCGGATCCGGTCGTGGCGACGCGGATGAGAACGTAGGACGATCAGGCGCTCGCCCGGGCGGCGCGCGCATCCATCGCCTGACGGTACAGCCGACCGGCGCGGTACGACGAACGGACCAGCGGTCCGGACATCACACCCGCGTAACCCAGCTCCATCGCCTCGTCGCGGAGCTCGACGAACTCCTGCGGCTTGACCCACCGCTCGACGGGGTGGTGACGGACGCTGGGACGCAGGTACTGGGTGATGGTCAGCAGCTCGCAGCCGGCGTCGTACAGGTCCCGGATGGCCTGGGAGATCTCTTCGCGGGTCTCGCCCATGCCGAGGATCAGGTTGGACTTGGTGACCAGACCGAACTCGCGGGCCTGGGTCAGCACGTCCAGCGACCGCTCGTAGCGGAACGCCGGCCGGATCCGCTTGAAGATCCGGGGGACCGTCTCCACGTTGTGGGCCAGCACCTCGGGCCGGGACTCGAAGACCTCGCGCAGCAGCCCGGGGTCGCCGTTGAAGTCGGGGATCAGGTTCTCCACGCCGGTGTCCGGGTTGAGCTCGTGGATCTGCTTCACGGTCTCGGCGTACAGCCAGGCGCCACCGTCGACGAGGTCGTCGCGGGCGACGCCGGTGATGGTCGCGTAGCGCAGGTCCATCCGCTGCACCGACTCGGCCACGCGACGCGGCTCGTCCCGGTCCAGCGGCTGCGGCTTGCCGGTGTCGATCTGGCAGAAGTCGCAGCGTCGGGTGCACTGGTCACCACCGATGAGGAAGGTGGCCTCGCGGTCCTCCCAGCACTCGAAGATGTTGGGGCAGCCGGCCTCTTGGCAGACGGTGTGCAGCCCTTCGGACTTCACCAGGTTCTGCAGCTCCTGGTACTGCGGACCCATCTTCGCCCGGGTCTTGATCCACTCGGGTTTGCGCTCGATCGGGGTCTGCGCGTTTCGGGCCTCGAGGCGGAGCAGTTTGCGGCCTTCAGGAGCGGGTGCACTCACGGGCTCCACCCTACTCGTGGCCGGTGCGCCACCCCAGCCGAGGCCGTACCGACCGGTAGGGGCGTGGTCACGGCACGTCGCGCCGTTGGAACGACCAGATCGACGCCGCAGCCAGCACCACCAGCCCGATCCCGAGGAACCACAGACCGTGGCTGAGGTCGAGGGGGACCTGGGCGCTGCAGAACCCACCACCCTGATCGGCTCCGCACGGCTGGTCCTGCCAGTACGTCGTGCCGCTCCTGAGCACCGCGTCCACGTTGATCGCCGGGTTCCAACGACCGTCGATGCCGAGCACACCGATCGTCACTCCGCCGGCCACCGCGACCGCGAACAGTACGCCGAGCGCGCCGACGGTGCTGCGCAGCAGCATGGTCAGCGCGTAGCCGGCCACCGCCGCCGCTGCCGCGAGACCGGCGCCCCGCCAACCCTGCTGGAGGCCGTCGAGCAGAACCCCGTCGACGACCAGGTCCCGGCTCGAGGCGACCCAGCCGAGTGCCAGCCAGAACAGCGACCCGGCGATCGCCGCGACGATCCCCGCGACCGCGCCCACGGCGGTCGCCTTCGCCGCCCAGACGGGGGCTCGGCGCGGCGAGAAGAGCAGCTGGTTGCTCACCGACCCGCTGGACCAGTCGTGCCCGATGAACGTGGCACCGGCCAGCAGCGCCAGCGCCATCAGCAGCACCGCCACGGCGGAGCCGGCCTCACCCCGCACCTCGGCCAGGTCGAGGGTCGCCCGGGTGCCGTACCACTCGGCCCGGGGCAGCACCTGGCGCTCGCACGCGGTCTGCGGGTCCTCGTCCTCGGTGATGCCCCAGCTGGTCGGGTCCTTCAGGCACTGGCGCAGGTCGCGCTGCACCCACCGGCTGTCCGTCTCCTTCTCGATCAGGCGGGCGACCCGTTGCTGCTCCGACTCGCTCGGTGGCCTCGTGTTCCACGCCTGGGCACCCGCGATGAGCAGCGGCACCAGCAGCATCGCCGCCACGATGACCACGATGGCGCGTCGGGAGCGGAGCCGGGTCAGCTCGACCCGCAGCAACCGGAGGAACGAGCTCATGCGCCGAGCTCCTCTCCGCGGGTCAGCTGCAGGAAGAAGGACTCCAGGTCGGCACGCACCGGTGTGAGCTCGGCCAGCCAGACTCCCGCCTCACCCAGCGTGCGGCTGATCGTGGTCGGGTCCTCGGTGTCCACCAGCAGGGCGTCCTCGGCCGGCGTCACCGCTAGCCCGGCGCGCTCGAGCGCGGCTCTCGCCGCCGCCTGGTCCGCGACCACCACCCGATGGGTGCCGGCGGAGGCCAGCAGCTCCTCGACCGTGCCGGACGCGAGCAGCCGGCCGTTGCCGATGATCGTGGCCGAGGTGCACACCTGCTGGACCTCGGCGAGGATGTGCGAGCTCAGCAGCACGGTGACCCCGGCGGCGGCGAGGCCCCGGATGGTCTCCCGGATCTCGCGGATCCCGGCCGGGTCGAGGCCGTTGGTGGGCTCGTCCAGAATGAGCAGGTCGGGCGCCTTGAGCAGGGTCGCGGCGATCGCGAGCCGCTGCTTCATCCCCAGCGAGTAGGACTTGTACCGGTCCCGGTCCCGCCCGGTCAGGCCGACCGTCTCCACCGCGCTGTCGACCTGGGCGTCGGGGGCACCGATCGCACCGGCCAGGAGCTGCAGGTTGCGGCGTCCGGACAGGTTGGGCGAGAACTTCGGCGACTCCACCACGGCGCCGACCCGGTCGATCACCTGGGGCAGCCGCTCGGGCACCGCCTGGCCGAAGAGCCGCATCGTGCCTCCGCTGGCCCGAGCCAGTCCCAGCAGCATCCGGATGGTCGTCGTCTTCCCCGACCCGTTCGGTCCGAGGAACCCATGGACACCACCGGCCGGCACCGCCAGGTCGAGGCCCTGGACGGCCACCCGGCGGCCCTTGCGCGAGTGGAACTCCTTGCGGAGACCGGTCGTCTCGATCACCAGCTCGCTCAACGTGCGCCTTCCGTCGGTCCGGGCGTGCGGCACACGCCCCATGAGGACAGACGATCTGACCACGGCGGGGCGCCCGCCGGGTCCGGGACACGCCGGACGCACCCGCGCACGCGGGCGCGGACGGGATCAGACGCCGGGACGGATCAGCTGCACCCGCGGCTGCTTCGCCGGGTCGGGCCGCGGGTCGTAGTCCGGGGTCGGCTCGTACGGCGCCCAGGCGAGCAGCGCGCCGAAGTGGCGTCGTACCGGGTCGATGGCGTCGGCGACGGTGACGTCCCGGCCGAGCTCGGCGCTGAGCGAGGTGACCCCCGCGTCGGAGATCCCGCACGGCACGAACCGGTCGTACCAGTCCAGGTCCACGTCGCAGTTCAGTGAGAAGCCGTGCATGGTGATGCCGCGACGGACCCGGATGCCCAACGCTGCGATCTTGCGCTCGGGACCTCGGTCGTCGGCGCGCAGCCACACGCCGCTGCGGCCCGGCACCCGCGCGGTGGCGACCCCGAACTCGGCGCAGACGGCGATCAGCGCCTCCTCCACGCGACGGACGTAGTCGACCACCTTGACGTGGTCGGGCAGCCGCACGATCGGGTAGCCGACCAGCTGCCCGGGGCCGTGGAAGGTGATCTTGCCGCCCCGGTCCACGTCGATCACATCGGCACCGCCGGGGTCCAGCGGCTTCTCGTGCGGTTCGGTGCGCTTGCCGGCGGTGAAGACCGGGGGGTGCTCGAGCAGCAGCACCCGGCCGGGGCCGCCGGCATCGACCTCGGCATGCACCGCGCGTTGCCGGTCCCACGCGGCGAGGTAGTCGACCGAACCGAGCTGGGTGAACTGCAGCGACGTCACGCGATCGACCCTACTCGGCGGCGGACGCGCGCCGACCTGTGGATGAGCGGATGCGCCCGGAGGCCGCACGCCGTAGGACTGGGCCATGGAGTTCTCGGGGCCGCGGCGCGCGGCGCTGCTGACCGTGTCGGTCACCCTGCTGGTCGTGCTCGCCACCGCGTCCCTGGTGGTGGCGGTCAGCGGGGGAGACCGCGGCGGTGCCCCACCGCCCCCGCAGAGCGGTCCGCACGCCCGCATCGCTCCGCGGGCCGTGGACGGGTTGGCGATCCGCGACGCCGTCGCGTCGCTCGCGGTGCTGCGCAACTGGGACGCCGCCCGGTCCCGCGCCTGGGCCCGCGGCTCCACCGCCGCGCTGCGAGCGCTCTACGCCCCCGGCTCCCGCGCCGGCGCCCGGGACCTGGCGATGCTGCGCGCCTGGCGCCGACGCGGCCTGACCGTGCAGGGCATGGAGATGCAGGTGCTCTCCGTGGAGCTCTGGCAGCGCACGGAGCGCCGGATCGTGCTCGTGGTCACCGACCGTCTCGTCGGCGCGGTCGCCGTCGGCAGGGGTGGACGGCGCGCACTGCCGCGGGACCGGAGCAGCAGCCGGCGACTGGGCTTCGAGCGGCGAGACGGGCGGTGGCGTCTGCGTGAGGTCTACGACGAGAGGGGCACGGAGTCGGCGTCGAGCCCGGCCAGCCCGGAGGCGAGTACCGACTCGACGTCCGGGTCGGCGAACCGGTAGCCGGCCTCCATCAGCGCGGCAGGCACCGCGCGGACCGAGCCGAGCAGTTCCGGCGCCATCGGTCCGGCCGCGGCCTTCAGCACCACCGACGGCACGCTCGCGATCGCCGGACGGTGCAGCTGTGCAGCGAGCTCTCGGGTGAACTCACGGTTGGTGGGGGCGTGCTCGGTGGAGAGGTTGAACCGGCCGGCGGCGATCGGGTGCTCGGCGAGGAACGCCACCGCGCCGACCCAGTCGCGCAGGCTGATCATCGGCATGTACTGCTCGCCCGATCCCAACCGGCCGCCCAGTCCGGCACGGAAGAGGAGCCTGAGCTGCGACAGCGGTGCGCTGCGACGGTCCATCACGGGCGCGGTGCGCAACACGCAGACGCGAGCACCGGCAGCGACGGCCGGCCGTGCCGCGGCCTCCCAGGCGCGGGTCACG from Nocardioides sambongensis includes:
- a CDS encoding TIGR01777 family oxidoreductase yields the protein MTPLHVVLAGSSGFLGTHLRHELERRGHRVTALVRREPRSDTESSWDPANGAIDAAVIGDADVVVNLAGSPTLGNPHSGRWARELEESRVSTTTLLAETVAAVATPPTFLAGNGISWYGDHGDADLTEDADTRGHALLTRVTRAWEAAARPAVAAGARVCVLRTAPVMDRRSAPLSQLRLLFRAGLGGRLGSGEQYMPMISLRDWVGAVAFLAEHPIAAGRFNLSTEHAPTNREFTRELAAQLHRPAIASVPSVVLKAAAGPMAPELLGSVRAVPAALMEAGYRFADPDVESVLASGLAGLDADSVPLSS